In Ascochyta rabiei chromosome 2, complete sequence, one genomic interval encodes:
- a CDS encoding Protein kinase domain-containing protein ppk32 yields the protein MFSNALKSFQSNISGNYTLSAQPTSYSGPWKIYDAKKKSTGKAASVFVFEKKSLEPPGGAGLGGRSGASQLKRAHEEVVERLKKEASSLARLRHPSVLELAEPVEETRGGGLMFATEPVTASLAGLLQEKDQQEKAGGVGGRRSRYVVEESDGQKRRRELELDELEIQKGLLQISKGLEFLHESAGLVHANLTPEAIFINAKSDWKISGLGFSTPPENSTKPTSVTPISLSEVLNYDARLPKYVQLNIDYTSPDFIIDGNVTPAADMFSLGLLIIALYNSPHQSPLEFNGSMSSYKRAFSSSSTVPNKNNNFMSSQPLPRDVANGVLDRLITRRPAQRLDAREFQQAQYFDNILVSTIRFLDSLPAKTPNEKSQFMRGLPRILNQFPKSVLEKKILPALLEEMKDRELLTLILQNVFKIITMLPSGKRTFTERVIPKLRETFLAGGAATAPNAKGGTQERDSLKEAGLMVLLENIQVAADNTGGKEFKDDILPVVNYALESPTHSLVDAALRTLPVVLPILDFSTTKNELFPVIATIFAKTSSMGIKIRGLEALKTLCGGGGNDDQNDYQGDGLTGMVEAPKPKSSSVSILDKYTIQEKVVPLLKGIKTKEPAVMMAAHDVFKAIAPQVDSDFLAMEILPILWQFSLGPLLNLPQFQAYMTLIKSTSARVEQEQTRKLQELGANNTTATSRNEFMSFGGPPASSAFDSSNGGDDTNFEALVRGGTQGRAGGSDMLGGDPWANASASSATALPSRPANRANTASPAPATFAWSTPPVSPPPPTNLSAPQGNRKAITPDNTFSTLNSSFPAMNPTNPGIGSPTFSQPPSRPTMGMNSMITQPTTAPSYTAPNSGIDWSKANASSTSGWGSSSTSNTTSSRLSNFSVIAPSQPQPQRQDNTASPYSSFSIAPPPMKHANNGTFSIAPPPSLGASNRSTSASGGLSMNSMGGMKGGNMNSMAALRAQTQTQQSQRPPSQAPTNWGNGSDSLI from the exons ATGTTCTCCAACGCGCTGAAGTCGTTTCAGTCGAACATCTCGGGCAACTACACTCTCAGCGCCCAACCTACATCTTACTCAGGACCATGGAAGATATACGATGCGAAGAAGAAGTCTACGGGCAAGGCAGCCTCGGTCTTTGTCTTCGAGAAGAAGTCGCTAGAACCCCCTGGCGGTGCAGGGCTTGGTGGTCGTTCAGGCGCATCACAGCTCAAGCGTGCACACGAGGAGGTGGTGGAGAGGTTGAAGAAAGAAGCTAGCTCGCTGGCACGTCTGCGACACCCAAGCGTCCTAGAGCTCGCTGAGCCAGTAGAGGAGACTCGCGGCGGAGGTTTGATGTTTGCCACGGAGCCTGTCACAGCATCCCTTGCTGGCCTACTACAGGAGAAGGACCAGCAGGAAAAGGCCGGGGGCGTCGGTGGGCGCCGAAGCCGCTACGTCGTCGAAGAGTCTGATGGACAGAAGCGCAGACGAGAGCTCGAACTTGACGAGCTCGAGATACAAAAGGGGCTGCTGCAGATTAGCAAAGGCTTGGAGTTCTTGCACGAGAGCGCTGGGTTGGTCCACGCCAACCTCACGCCAGAGGCTATATTCATCAATGCTAAA TCTGATTGGAAGATCTCAGGTCTCGGTTTCTCCACTCCCCCAGAGAACTCGACGAAGCCAACCTCCGTAACGCCCATTTCTCTGTCCGAAGTTCTGAACTACGATGCTCGACTTCCTAAATATGTCCAGCTCAACATCGACTATACGTCTCCGGACTTCATCATAGACGGTAATGTGACGCCAGCTGCGGACATGTTCAGTCTTGGTCTGCTGATCATTGCACTCTACAACTCACCACACCAAAGCCCGCTCGAGTTCAACGGAAGCATGTCGTCCTACAAGCGAGCGTTTTCCTCGTCTTCAACGGTACCGAACAAAAACAACAACTTCATGAGCTCGCAACCGCTACCGCGAGATGTTGCAAACGGAGTGCTTGATCGACTCATCACAAGACGGCCAGCACAGCGCCTGGATGCAAGGGAGTTCCAGCAAGCACAGTACTTTGACAACATCCTCGTCTCCACAATCCGATTCCTCGACTCCCTTCCAGCGAAGACACCAAACGAGAAGTCGCAGTTCATGCGTGGGCTTCCTCGAATACTCAACCAGTTCCCCAAATCCGTGCTGGAGAAGAAGATACTTCCAGCTTTGTTAGAAGAGATGAAGGATCGCGAGCTACTGACCCTGATTCTGCAAAACGTCTTCAAGATCATTACAATGCTACCGTCAGGCAAGCGGACGTTCACCGAAAGAGTCATACCCAAGCTACGAGAAACGTTCTTGGCTGGTGGTGCTGCTACTGCACCAAACGCAAAGGGTGGTACCCAGGAGCGTGATAGCCTGAAGGAGGCAGGTCTTATGGTGTTACTTGAGAACATCCAAGTCGCGGCAGACAACACAGGCGGAAAGGAGTTCAAGGATGACATACTGCCCGTTGTCAATTATGCTTTAGAGTCTCCTACACACTCGCTCGTCGATGCAGCGCTGCGTACACTTCCTGTTGTCCTGCCAATCCTCGACTTCTCGACAACCAAGAACGAGCTTTTCCCTGTCATTGCAACAATTTTTGCGAAGACCAGCAGCATGGGTATCAAGATCCGTGGACTAGAGGCCTTGAAGACTCTgtgcggcggcggtggtaaCGACGACCAGAACGACTATCAGGGCGATGGTCTGACGGGCATGGTCGAGGCTCCAAAACCGAAGAGCTCTAGTGTTTCCATCTTGGATAAGTACACGATACAAGAGAAGGTGGTGCCGCTGCTCAAAGGCATCAAAACTAAGGAGCCTGCTGTTATG ATGGCTGCCCATGATGTCTTCAAGGCCATAGCGCCACAAGTCGATAGTGACTTCCTCGCTATGGAAATCCTTCCTATCTTATGGCAATTCAGCTTGGGACCCTTGCTCAACCTCCCGCAGTTCCAGGCTTACATGACATTGATCAAGTCGACTTCAGCACGCGTTGAACAAGAGCAGACACGGAAGCTACAAGAGCTCGGCGCCAACAACACCACAGCTACCTCAAGAAACGAATTTATGAGTTTCGGCGGCCCACCTGCGTCAAGCGCCTTCGACTCCTCAAACGGCGGTGACGACACAAATTTTGAGGCATTGGTACGGGGAGGTACCCAGGGTAGGGCTGGCGGTTCGGATATGCTTGGAGGCGATCCATGGGCCAACGCTTCAGCATCATCGGCCACAGCTCTGCCTTCTCGACCCGCAAACCGCGCCAACACTGCTTCACCAGCCCCAGCAACCTTTGCATGGTCCACACCGCCCGTCTCTCCACCCCCACCGACGAACCTGTCTGCACCTCAGGGTAACCGCAAGGCCATCACACCAGACAACACGTTCTCCACTCTCAACTCTTCTTTCCCAGCCATGAACCCCACCAACCCAGGTATCGGCAGCCCGACATTCTCTCAGCCGCCAAGCAGGCCTACAATGGGCATGAACAGCATGATAACCCAACCAACAACGGCACCCTCATACACTGCGCCTAATTCAGGTATCGACTGGAGCAAAGCGAACGCCTCGTCTACATCAGGCTGGGGCAGCTCGTCTACATCCAATACCACGTCTAGCCGTCTCTCGAATTTCTCAGTCATAGCTCCCTCTCAGCCCCAACCGCAGCGTCAGGACAACACTGCGAGTCCATATTCGAGCTTCAGCATCGCACCACCGCCTATGAAACATGCGAACAACGGGACGTTCAGCATAGCGCCACCTCCGAGTTTGGGTGCGAGCAATAGGAGCACGAGTGCAAGTGGAGGACTAAGTATGAACAGTATGGGCGGTATGAAGGGCGGTAACATGAACAGTATGGCAGCATTGAGGGCGCAGACGCAGACTCAACAGAGTCAGAGACCACCGAGCCAAGCACCGACGAATTGGGGGAACGGCAGCGACAGTTTGATATAA
- a CDS encoding Serine/threonine-protein kinase — translation MNNQQQGNRLQLNFGFGGGGGDRNNQYAQEQGRAFPTTPSTFPQPVYPNQAGQQEVWGAQQQMGGNGYGGYFQNPYQQAQYQGQQGNLQAPGATRFDQSPNGLAQQLSQQHLGGGSNRSGSPYGRQASPNQQRPRTADNRGFGYGGYGGGSAPRQPSQSLYDEEAPARNPDKYSSNVAQQATMSKGLINTFFKDSVQRARDRNQRALELESIMKEPSISDNRKAQKENSMRNAEIHYLRFLRTKEKPENFSTLKVIGKGAFGEVKLVQRKNDGKIYALKSLVKQEMFKKDQLAHVRSERDILAESDSPWVVKLHTTFQDNTFLYMLMEFLPGGDLMTMLIKYEIFTEDITRFYMAEIVLAIEAVHKLGFIHRDIKPDNILLDRGGHIKLTDFGLSTGFHKEHDAGYYKKLLAGGAHKSNRDNRNSMNMDQIQLTVSNRTQINTWRKSRRQLAYSTVGTPDYIAPEIFSGQGYDFGCDWWSVGTIMFECLIGWPPFCAEEPHDTYRKIVDWPRNLHFPPDQQLGAEAEDFVRRLICDADHRLGRIGGASEIKQHPFFRGVSWDGLRRIRAPFEPKLQSNVDTQYFPIDEIDQNDNSAAYRAQAAQSGDDEYATSLPFIGYTYKRFDAFRGA, via the exons ATGAACAACCAGCAGCAGGGAAACCGGTTGCAGCTCAACTTTGGCTTTGGTGGTGGAGGGGGTGACCGCAACAACCAGTATGCCCAAGAGCAAGGCCGTGCGTTTCCTACCACGCCGTCGACCTTCCCGCAGCCTGTATACCCAAACCAGGCCGGCCAACAGGAAGTCTGGGGTGCGCAGCAGCAAATGGGCGGCAATGGCTATGGAGGCTACTTCCAAAACCCCTACCAGCAGGCCCAGTACCAGGGACAGCAGGGAAACCTCCAGGCCCCAGGGGCAACTCGCTTCGATCAGAGCCCTAACGGCCTGGCCCAACAGCTTTCCCAGCAGCACCTTGGAGGTGGCAGCAACCGCTCCGGAAGCCCGTATGGCCGCCAGGCCTCGCCGAACCAACAGCGCCCTCGCACCGCCGATAACAGAGGATTTGGATACGGCGGCTATGGAGGCGGCTCTGCGCCTCGACAGCCGTCACAGTCATTGTACGACGAGGAAGCACCGGCCAGGAACCCTGACAAGTACTCGAGCAACGTCGCTCAGCAGGCGACCATGTCCAAGGGTTTAATCAACACCTTCTTCAAAGACAGCGTTCAGCGAGCACGCGACCGAAACCAAAG AGCATTGGAACTCGAGTCCATTATGAAGGAGCCTTCTATCTCAGACAACCGTAAAGCTCAGAAGGAGAACAGCATGCGCAACGCCGAGATCCACTACCTACGGTTCTTGCGAACAAAGGAAAAGCCGGAGAATTTCTCGACATTGAAAGTTATTGGCAAGGGTGCTTTCGGCGAGGTCAAGCTTGTTCAGCGTAAGAACGACGGCAAGATCTATGCGCTCAAATCACTTGTCAAACAGGAAATG TTCAAGAAAGATCAACTGGCCCACGTCCGATCCGAACGAGACATTCTCGCCGAATCAGACAGCCCATGGGTTGTCAAGCTGCACACCACGTTCCAGGACAACACCTTCCTGTACATGCTTATGGAGTTCTTACCGGGTGGTGACTTGATGACTATGCTTATCAAGTACGAAATCTTCACAGAAGACATTACGCGATTCTACATGGCGGAAATCGTCCTGGCCATAGAAGCTGTCCACAAGCTGGGCTTCATTCATCG TGACATCAAGCCTGACAACATTCTGCTGGATCGTGGCGGTCACATTAAGCTGACTGATTTCGGTCTGTCGACGGGTTTCCACAAAGAGCACGACGCTGGCTACTATAAGAAGCTGCTTGCTGGCGGTGCACACAAGTCGAACCGGGATAACCGAAACTCGATGAACATGGACCAGATCCAGCTGACCGTCAGCAACCGAACCCAGATCAACACATGGAGGAAATCCCGTCGCCAGCTCGCATACTCCACTGTTGGCACACCCGACTACATCGCGCCAGAGATTTTCAGCGGCCAAGGATACGACTTTGGCTGCGATTGGTGGTCTGTTGGTACCATCATGTTCGAGTGCCTCATCGGTTGGCCACCTTTCTGCGCAGAGGAACCGCATGACACCTACCGCAAGATCGTGGATTGGCCACGCAACTTGCACTTCCCCCCGGACCAACAGCTTGGTGCAGAAGCAGAGGACTTTGTGAGACG CCTGATTTGCGACGCCGACCACCGCCTTGGTCGTATCGGCGGTGCCAGCGAGATCAAGCAACATCCGTTCTTCCGTGGTGTCTCATGGGATGGTCTGCGACGCATCCGCGCACCGTTCGAGCCTAAACTGCAGTCGAATGTCGATACACAGTACTTCCCCATTGATGAGATTGACCAGAACGACAACAGTGCTGCCTATAGGGCGCAAGCTGCGCAATCAGGGGACGATGAGTACGCCACTAGCTTGCCCTTCATTGGCTACACATACAAGCGCTTTGATGCTTTCCGGGGTGCATAG